The Streptomyces sp. Alt3 genome has a segment encoding these proteins:
- a CDS encoding DEAD/DEAH box helicase — protein MTSVTETGDGQGAFDTEDAADEAMDSGVPGPTGAASLTRQAKYAPGAQVRVRDEQWLVKTVTPVGDEDWMVEATGVSSFVRGTDAVFYDKLDYIEALDPKKTLLVPDDSPNHRKARLYLEAVIRKTALPQTEHGLALADNFLMDQQTHQLRPAELALSKENPQPRVLIADVVGLGKTLEIGILLAELIRRGRGERILVVTPAHVLEQFQRELWTRFSIPLVRLDSTGIQRIQRDIPAGRNPFAYFKRAIISVDTLKSDVYAHHLENSHWDAVVIDESHNLVNRGTKNNDLARALAEHTDALILASATPHNGATESFAELIRMLDKTAIANTSEYDVKDLGHLYIRRTKTDREVRDSLKGKWADRGPSRPVICEAGPKERAVLEELAARWTPRDPAASSVCADTMVAYNLLKSFLSSHRAFQDSVVARRKVLEAPLKARRGQDPAAREAERRIEREAIVELERLAADIGDDDSAKLDALVRELKEIGVGPGSDMRVVVFSERIPTLKWLAEVVPARLGFRAGTKLEESVAESKPWLAYGGAVQVMHGEASNEDEQKDIVSKFGLKTDPVRILFTGDVASEGVNLHQQCHQLIHYDLPWSLIRIEQRNGRIDRYGQSKAPQFRAMVLTGDVEWRTDEKGEPLHLDDRLVGSKLLAREEEAHRIEGSAEAVTGIYRAKEEEDRLTRDLISGRTVEESIKKSSGGAKAMLGRLMGNVGAKKPTDDVPVATVPSLFGAAGSTAAYFDEALRQTYFPDKPENVLKLRREGDGTIAFEPPPDLVYRLKSLPKSYLTDQGILPTAKKEGRLRLTFDKGLAAKRLEVARETTESQWPNVSYVSDVHPVLDWVTDKALAALRHDEAFVLAFAPDLEAAGKLDERLPADLAGPVYLVQGIYSNAVGRPTVVEWMAVVGLPTAPRVLRIDDAFLTACKVGPKMPGRATPADREGLQTLVPTAVDAATVFLTDRAAEYKEAIDAVLAPYEKRVAQWQQDALFAASTRSQKAKQDVNLTASRRKSMIRSLRTSGAPMLRLLGVLEPLSATPAGVTDVSAAPVAGETIA, from the coding sequence GTGACCAGCGTGACGGAGACCGGTGACGGTCAGGGCGCGTTCGACACGGAGGACGCTGCGGATGAAGCAATGGACTCCGGCGTTCCCGGCCCCACGGGGGCCGCCTCCCTGACCCGTCAGGCCAAGTACGCGCCAGGCGCGCAGGTCCGGGTCCGGGACGAGCAATGGCTGGTCAAAACCGTCACGCCGGTGGGTGACGAGGACTGGATGGTCGAGGCGACCGGAGTCTCCTCCTTCGTCCGCGGGACCGACGCCGTCTTCTACGACAAGCTCGACTACATCGAGGCCCTCGACCCGAAGAAAACCCTCCTGGTCCCGGACGACTCCCCGAACCACCGCAAGGCCCGCCTCTACCTGGAGGCGGTCATCCGCAAGACCGCGCTCCCGCAGACCGAGCACGGTCTCGCGCTGGCCGACAACTTCCTCATGGACCAGCAGACCCACCAACTGCGCCCCGCCGAGCTGGCCTTGTCCAAGGAGAATCCGCAGCCGCGGGTTCTGATCGCCGACGTGGTGGGGCTGGGCAAGACCCTGGAGATTGGCATCCTGCTCGCCGAGCTCATCCGCCGCGGGCGCGGCGAGCGCATTCTGGTGGTCACTCCGGCGCATGTCCTGGAGCAGTTCCAGCGCGAGCTGTGGACCCGCTTCTCCATCCCGTTGGTCCGCCTGGACTCCACCGGTATCCAGCGCATCCAGCGCGACATCCCGGCCGGCCGCAACCCGTTCGCGTATTTCAAGCGCGCGATCATCTCCGTGGACACCTTGAAGAGTGACGTCTACGCCCACCACCTGGAGAACTCCCACTGGGACGCGGTGGTCATCGACGAGTCGCACAACCTGGTCAACCGCGGCACCAAGAACAACGACCTCGCCCGCGCCTTGGCCGAGCACACCGACGCGCTGATCCTCGCCTCCGCGACTCCGCACAACGGTGCGACGGAGTCCTTCGCCGAGCTGATCCGGATGCTGGACAAGACGGCGATCGCGAACACGTCGGAGTACGACGTGAAGGACCTCGGCCACCTGTACATCCGGCGGACCAAGACCGACCGCGAGGTCCGTGACTCCCTCAAAGGCAAGTGGGCCGACCGCGGCCCGTCCCGGCCGGTGATCTGTGAGGCCGGGCCGAAGGAGCGGGCGGTCCTGGAGGAGCTCGCCGCACGGTGGACACCGCGCGATCCGGCCGCTTCTTCGGTGTGCGCGGACACGATGGTGGCCTACAACCTGCTGAAGTCGTTCCTGTCCTCGCACCGGGCTTTCCAGGACTCGGTCGTGGCACGGCGGAAGGTCCTGGAGGCTCCCCTCAAGGCCAGGAGGGGGCAGGATCCGGCGGCCCGCGAGGCCGAGCGCCGGATCGAGCGCGAGGCCATCGTGGAGCTGGAGCGCCTTGCCGCCGACATCGGCGACGACGACTCCGCGAAGCTCGACGCCCTGGTGCGCGAGCTGAAGGAGATCGGGGTGGGTCCGGGGTCGGACATGCGGGTCGTGGTCTTCTCAGAGCGCATCCCCACCTTGAAGTGGCTCGCTGAGGTTGTCCCGGCCAGGCTCGGTTTCCGGGCCGGTACCAAGCTTGAGGAGTCCGTGGCGGAGTCGAAGCCTTGGCTGGCCTACGGCGGCGCGGTCCAGGTCATGCACGGCGAGGCCAGCAACGAGGACGAGCAGAAGGACATCGTCTCCAAGTTCGGGCTGAAGACCGACCCGGTCCGCATCCTGTTCACCGGCGATGTCGCCTCCGAAGGCGTCAACCTGCACCAGCAGTGCCACCAGTTGATTCATTACGACCTTCCGTGGTCGCTGATCCGCATCGAGCAGCGTAACGGCCGTATCGACCGTTACGGACAGAGCAAGGCCCCTCAGTTCCGGGCCATGGTCCTCACCGGCGATGTGGAGTGGCGCACGGATGAGAAGGGCGAACCGCTGCATCTGGACGACCGCCTGGTGGGCTCCAAGCTTCTGGCCCGTGAGGAGGAGGCGCATCGGATCGAGGGCTCGGCGGAGGCCGTCACCGGTATCTACCGGGCAAAGGAGGAAGAGGACCGTCTGACGCGGGACTTGATCTCCGGACGGACGGTCGAGGAGTCCATCAAGAAGTCCAGCGGCGGCGCGAAGGCGATGCTCGGCCGGCTGATGGGCAATGTCGGTGCCAAGAAGCCGACCGACGACGTGCCCGTCGCCACGGTGCCGAGCCTGTTCGGCGCCGCAGGTTCCACGGCGGCCTACTTCGACGAGGCGTTGCGCCAGACGTACTTCCCCGACAAGCCGGAGAACGTGCTCAAGCTGCGCCGTGAGGGCGACGGCACGATCGCCTTCGAGCCGCCGCCGGATCTGGTGTACCGGCTGAAGTCGCTGCCCAAGTCGTACCTGACCGACCAGGGCATCCTGCCGACCGCTAAGAAGGAGGGCCGGCTGCGGCTCACCTTCGACAAGGGGCTCGCCGCCAAGCGTCTTGAGGTCGCCCGGGAGACCACCGAGAGCCAGTGGCCCAACGTCAGTTACGTGTCGGACGTCCATCCCGTCCTGGACTGGGTGACCGACAAGGCCCTGGCCGCCCTGCGCCACGACGAGGCGTTCGTTCTCGCCTTCGCCCCCGATCTCGAAGCGGCAGGGAAGCTCGACGAGCGGCTGCCGGCCGACCTGGCCGGTCCGGTGTATCTGGTCCAGGGCATCTACTCCAACGCGGTGGGCCGCCCTACCGTCGTGGAGTGGATGGCCGTCGTCGGCCTGCCCACCGCCCCGCGCGTTCTACGGATCGACGACGCCTTCCTCACCGCGTGCAAGGTCGGCCCGAAGATGCCCGGACGCGCCACCCCCGCCGACCGGGAGGGGCTCCAGACGCTGGTGCCGACGGCCGTCGACGCGGCGACCGTGTTCCTCACCGACCGGGCGGCGGAGTACAAGGAGGCGATCGACGCGGTGCTCGCCCCGTACGAGAAGCGGGTCGCCCAGTGGCAGCAGGACGCACTCTTCGCCGCCTCCACACGCTCGCAGAAGGCCAAGCAGGACGTGAACCTCACGGCGAGCCGTCGCAAGTCCATGATCCGGTCGCTGCGGACCTCCGGAGCGCCGATGCTGCGCCTGCTCGGTGTCCTTGAACCGCTGTCCGCGACGCCTGCTGGCGTCACCGATGTATCTGCTGCGCCTGTTGCCGGAGAGACGATCGCCTGA
- a CDS encoding DEAD/DEAH box helicase: MRPTLEAQGLKESLLQYLSTTYALTDEGARQALHRFLGDENSGMFRGPFHRLRTPFVAADASWTRYLDWRRTDGWTPYAHQAKAFERLSSAGGRTPKPTLVTTGTGSGKTESFLYPVLDHCARERAVGRAGVKAVLLYPMNALATDQAQRINELLCEHEALKKVRAGLYIGDKAATHYDRVYTRRSDMQISPPDILITNYKMLDLLLQRAQDGPLWADADIRYVVVDEFHTYDGAQGTDVAMLLRRLASAVGVAEKGRPLGRICPVATSATLASDSTDQDGVRQLLDVATQVFGTEFDASSIVGEHRQTVDEFVPPSGFDPMLPIPVPDELATLPDPSLGEEEFLALVEAVTGTRETDPLVLGGLLKKHMLTSAVMHALDGQVRTVPEVLDLMWRRGAFSWGQAITRQPEVAASALARLLALLSVARDPASTPERPRPFVQVEVHQWARSVSRVVRGVLPWPKAEFQWDSAGSAHHSGEQPARTAPVTTATAGAAANLFLPAVYCRDCGRSGWAVFSPETDDADVQVDTHKIRRASVSQDKMRVRNLIAATEKESQEGSGAALMDEAGRGAGRGSTALAATNAGQLRVLDGPKRRLRLPDPVEDYDQETGAPRLAGSDSAFVLVYLGDTATTAAEDDWCPACGSHNAIRFLGTGAAALAAASVTQLFTGGEMDRAQGEDKTLMFNDSVQDAAHRAGFVASRSYTFSLRALFKKHLSEETPTALHDLIADVVAATTDRETLAAVVPTDLHDFKGVKRLLSGQGRGGDKKTWELIGERFAFEALMEFGFRSRNGRTLELTRTAAAHVRIEDPAAAIALVKAAHTEPYGHGGGLPVIEQDDARYLGFLRIFLERLRTRGAIGHKWLEGYLSEAGTSRYFIWGKRPPGMRAFPKGIAAPVFLLSAPKTKSEFDFATGRLSWYERWAQRTLGLPREQAAEFWARLLPALVEAGLLSVRTPTDSSLRVFGLKPGAIDVQLLKDAEVNEAFVRCPDCFWEQTVHPGLLAQWDGQRCPSYRCRTGILVAGDRPEGLGKHQRDRNYREDYYRRLYRKAGTYQVITAEHTGMLTRPERERVEAAFKDGSGFKDPNVLSCTPTLEMGIDIGDLSAVVLAALPRRAANYAQQVGRAGRRTGNAFLLTIPDRSRRDLYYLEQPRDMIAGQIVPPGSHLSAIEILRRQYLAHLLDLAARGRLSRTDGRPLPAVVRDAPALFGPSGYLADLVEAALADASNLVEGFLDLFPVGVNEQSADDLRAFAGRGLRSAVERAERQWLHAEEVLRRRLRYIAEARDELHDTEDEQRDRKAELDAEHRALGKRLSKLGLITAQQALCDLGLLPNYALIDSVTTLNATLYWVDGMDPNTGRDRFDSKIRSYDRPRRYALSELAPGNTFYVNGYKHEITGIDIGSPSQPDWKAWRFCQECGYVRTEDAKDDRSPCPRCGSAGIADDGSCLHQVIEPTTVTSRDKREDARIGDDKDDREQRYYTVIDAVDIPREEIKHGASWRHAHHTFGVDYCRKAVIRRINVGPMRFDSQTEDELAGQDVRMAPFHVCTACGAASADGKPVFDHAIDALDSSAAHNPKVKHHQPWCPLRRGKKAATVPQQPVLLAHQLNTEALRVLLPAATVLVEEKIYSFKAALRLGVDRQFGGDPAHLDTTLARMPDQATGEKRHFLVLFDRLPGGTGYLDRLTDPGDFKEMLLKARAALLECPCQDEGLRACHRCLHRYTEERHQDVVSRHEALEILGDLLGPVDENGEPLRDADGNPVDGWAVTKVASTELIGLDKQVESDLEARFLAALRKWSENQDDAALDESGTNSGYLRFTGPTASAGEAADTDSVRSTGWRLTAQRSMEHTRTDFTFESTDGPRRLVTVYLDGHRYHASRKHNRIAPDCTKRNQLRADGHIVFQITWDDLELFEKGDAAKAQPVWPPYRRIGQDTAKEWYEELGGDRAHYSAAVFANPIDTLLAYLRQPSRTAWGRRAKALVGGLMSMPEPLVQQADGGQAREAVRAALTALGRGQEPGPEAGEGDGEILVLHAVDENGLPLIYTVDASGQEPGWSAIAVLDDRTENLGTTEHKLMWRSWLYWSNLLQFLAFAGGDGIQLASSQAADYPVEVLTISGGVGELESLIVQRNPAADEVSSVADSRTAVLADAADAESTEETSLEKMVAGVLRDRTWDEDILELLEEDEPESDLTRLAKKIAAKGKKAPVFGYELGERGWQTDFAWDDSQIKIAVVVAPDTHGSQAEEERRKRDEAYAADGWTVRTATDWLDHLDTLLTLLPDTEGSHS, from the coding sequence GTGAGGCCGACGCTCGAGGCGCAGGGACTCAAGGAGAGCCTGCTGCAGTACCTGTCCACCACCTACGCGCTGACCGACGAGGGCGCGCGGCAGGCGCTGCACCGGTTCCTGGGGGACGAGAACTCCGGGATGTTCCGGGGGCCGTTCCACCGCCTGCGCACGCCGTTCGTCGCGGCCGACGCGTCCTGGACCAGGTACCTGGACTGGCGTCGGACCGACGGCTGGACACCGTACGCGCACCAGGCGAAAGCCTTCGAGCGGCTGTCCTCGGCGGGCGGCCGTACGCCGAAGCCCACGCTGGTGACGACCGGTACCGGCTCCGGCAAGACGGAGTCGTTCCTCTATCCCGTACTGGACCACTGCGCCCGCGAGCGGGCGGTCGGCCGGGCTGGGGTCAAGGCCGTACTCCTCTACCCAATGAATGCGCTCGCCACCGACCAGGCCCAACGCATCAACGAACTTCTGTGTGAACACGAGGCGTTGAAGAAGGTGAGGGCCGGTCTCTACATCGGCGACAAGGCGGCGACGCACTACGACCGGGTGTACACGCGCCGGTCGGACATGCAGATCTCGCCGCCCGACATCCTGATCACGAACTACAAGATGCTGGACCTTCTGCTCCAGCGGGCCCAGGACGGCCCGCTGTGGGCGGACGCGGACATCCGGTACGTGGTCGTGGACGAGTTCCACACCTACGACGGTGCGCAGGGCACGGACGTCGCGATGCTTCTGCGCCGCCTCGCCTCGGCGGTCGGGGTGGCGGAGAAGGGCCGTCCGTTGGGGCGGATCTGCCCGGTGGCGACCTCGGCAACGCTCGCCTCCGACAGCACGGACCAAGACGGGGTCCGCCAGCTGCTCGACGTCGCGACGCAGGTGTTCGGTACGGAGTTCGACGCGTCCTCGATCGTCGGGGAGCACCGGCAGACGGTGGACGAGTTCGTGCCGCCGAGCGGCTTCGATCCGATGCTGCCGATCCCGGTCCCGGACGAGTTGGCCACCCTCCCTGACCCCTCACTCGGCGAGGAGGAGTTCCTCGCGCTCGTCGAGGCCGTCACCGGCACCCGTGAGACCGACCCGCTCGTGCTCGGTGGCCTGCTGAAGAAGCACATGCTGACCTCGGCGGTGATGCACGCTCTGGACGGGCAGGTGCGGACCGTGCCCGAGGTGCTGGACCTGATGTGGCGGCGGGGCGCGTTCTCCTGGGGGCAGGCGATCACCCGGCAGCCGGAGGTGGCGGCGTCCGCCCTCGCCCGGCTCTTGGCGCTGCTCTCGGTGGCTCGTGATCCGGCCTCCACGCCCGAGCGGCCGCGGCCCTTCGTGCAGGTCGAGGTGCATCAGTGGGCGCGGTCGGTGTCGCGGGTCGTGCGCGGTGTGCTGCCGTGGCCCAAGGCCGAGTTCCAGTGGGACTCGGCCGGTTCCGCCCACCACTCGGGCGAGCAGCCGGCCCGTACCGCCCCGGTGACGACGGCGACCGCGGGCGCGGCCGCGAACCTGTTTCTGCCCGCTGTCTACTGCCGTGACTGTGGCCGTTCGGGCTGGGCGGTGTTCTCCCCGGAGACCGACGACGCGGACGTACAGGTCGACACGCACAAGATCCGGCGTGCCTCGGTCAGCCAGGACAAGATGCGTGTCCGGAACCTGATAGCGGCCACCGAGAAGGAGTCCCAGGAGGGCTCCGGTGCCGCCCTGATGGACGAGGCCGGGCGCGGTGCGGGCCGGGGCAGCACCGCCCTCGCGGCCACCAACGCCGGGCAGTTGCGTGTACTGGACGGGCCGAAGCGCCGCCTGCGGCTGCCCGACCCGGTCGAGGACTACGACCAGGAGACCGGCGCGCCCCGGTTGGCGGGCTCCGACTCAGCCTTCGTCCTCGTCTACCTCGGGGACACCGCGACCACCGCCGCAGAGGACGACTGGTGTCCGGCCTGCGGCTCGCACAACGCGATCCGCTTCCTCGGTACCGGTGCCGCTGCCCTCGCCGCGGCCTCGGTCACCCAGCTGTTCACCGGCGGCGAGATGGACCGGGCGCAGGGTGAGGACAAGACCCTGATGTTCAACGACTCGGTGCAGGATGCCGCACACCGGGCCGGGTTCGTGGCCAGCCGCTCGTACACCTTCTCCCTGCGCGCACTGTTCAAGAAGCATCTGTCGGAGGAGACGCCGACCGCGCTGCACGACCTGATCGCCGACGTGGTCGCGGCGACCACCGACCGCGAGACCCTTGCCGCCGTCGTCCCCACCGACCTGCACGACTTCAAGGGCGTCAAGCGGCTCCTGTCCGGTCAGGGGCGAGGCGGGGACAAGAAGACCTGGGAGCTGATCGGCGAGCGCTTCGCGTTCGAGGCGCTGATGGAGTTCGGCTTCCGCTCCCGCAACGGCCGCACCCTGGAGCTCACCCGCACCGCCGCCGCCCACGTGCGCATCGAGGACCCCGCCGCCGCGATCGCCCTGGTCAAAGCCGCGCACACCGAGCCGTACGGGCACGGCGGCGGGCTGCCGGTCATCGAGCAGGACGACGCCCGCTACCTCGGGTTCCTGCGGATCTTCCTGGAGCGGCTGCGGACCCGTGGCGCGATCGGTCACAAGTGGCTGGAGGGGTACCTCTCGGAGGCCGGTACCAGCCGGTACTTCATCTGGGGCAAGCGGCCTCCCGGTATGCGTGCCTTCCCCAAGGGCATCGCGGCCCCGGTGTTCCTGCTCAGCGCACCCAAGACGAAGAGCGAGTTCGACTTCGCGACCGGCCGTCTCTCCTGGTATGAGCGGTGGGCACAGCGCACGCTCGGGCTGCCGCGGGAGCAGGCCGCGGAGTTCTGGGCGCGGCTCCTGCCCGCGCTGGTCGAGGCGGGCCTGCTCTCGGTGCGCACTCCGACCGACAGCAGCCTGCGCGTCTTCGGTCTGAAGCCTGGCGCGATCGACGTACAGCTGTTGAAGGACGCCGAGGTGAACGAGGCGTTTGTCCGCTGCCCGGACTGCTTCTGGGAGCAGACCGTCCACCCCGGCCTGCTCGCGCAGTGGGACGGGCAGCGCTGCCCGTCCTACCGCTGCCGCACCGGCATCCTCGTCGCGGGCGACCGGCCCGAAGGGCTCGGCAAGCACCAGCGGGACCGTAACTACCGCGAGGACTACTACCGCAGGCTGTACCGGAAGGCGGGCACGTACCAGGTCATCACGGCCGAGCACACGGGCATGCTGACCCGGCCGGAGCGGGAGCGGGTCGAGGCGGCGTTCAAGGACGGCAGCGGGTTCAAGGATCCCAACGTGCTGTCCTGTACGCCGACGCTCGAAATGGGCATCGACATCGGCGACCTGTCGGCCGTCGTGCTCGCCGCGCTGCCCAGGCGCGCTGCCAACTACGCCCAGCAGGTGGGCCGGGCAGGGCGCCGTACCGGAAATGCGTTCCTGCTGACCATCCCCGACCGCAGCCGCCGAGACCTGTACTACCTGGAGCAGCCGCGCGACATGATCGCCGGGCAGATCGTGCCGCCTGGCAGTCACCTGTCGGCCATCGAGATCCTGCGCCGCCAGTACCTCGCACACCTCCTCGACCTCGCCGCGCGGGGCCGGCTGTCGCGCACTGACGGCCGTCCGCTACCCGCAGTCGTACGGGACGCTCCGGCCCTCTTCGGCCCGTCCGGATACCTCGCCGATCTCGTCGAAGCGGCGCTCGCGGACGCCTCGAACCTGGTCGAGGGGTTCCTGGACCTATTTCCCGTCGGCGTCAACGAGCAGTCCGCCGACGACCTGCGGGCCTTCGCCGGGCGTGGGCTGCGCAGCGCGGTGGAGCGGGCCGAGCGACAGTGGCTCCACGCCGAGGAGGTGCTGCGGCGGCGACTGCGGTACATCGCGGAGGCCCGCGACGAACTCCACGACACCGAGGACGAACAGCGCGACCGTAAGGCCGAACTCGACGCCGAACACCGGGCGCTCGGCAAGCGCTTGAGCAAGCTCGGGCTCATCACCGCCCAGCAGGCCCTGTGTGATCTCGGACTGCTGCCTAACTACGCGCTCATCGACTCCGTCACCACCCTCAACGCGACGCTGTACTGGGTCGACGGTATGGATCCGAACACCGGCCGGGACCGCTTCGACTCCAAGATCCGCTCCTACGACCGGCCCCGGCGCTACGCCCTGTCCGAACTCGCTCCCGGCAACACGTTCTACGTGAACGGCTACAAGCACGAGATCACCGGCATCGACATCGGCAGCCCCTCTCAGCCGGACTGGAAGGCCTGGCGGTTCTGCCAGGAGTGCGGCTACGTCCGTACCGAGGACGCCAAGGACGACCGCTCGCCATGCCCGCGCTGCGGCAGCGCCGGGATCGCGGACGACGGTTCCTGCCTGCACCAGGTCATCGAGCCCACGACCGTCACCTCCCGCGACAAGCGCGAGGACGCCCGTATCGGCGACGATAAGGACGACCGGGAACAGCGCTACTACACCGTCATCGACGCGGTGGACATCCCCCGGGAGGAAATCAAGCACGGCGCGTCCTGGCGGCACGCCCACCACACCTTCGGCGTCGACTACTGCCGCAAAGCGGTAATCCGCCGCATCAACGTCGGCCCGATGCGTTTCGACAGCCAGACCGAGGACGAGCTCGCCGGGCAGGATGTCCGCATGGCCCCGTTCCACGTGTGCACCGCGTGCGGGGCGGCGAGCGCCGATGGCAAGCCGGTCTTCGACCACGCCATCGACGCCTTGGACTCCTCGGCCGCCCACAACCCGAAGGTCAAGCACCACCAGCCGTGGTGCCCGCTGCGGCGTGGGAAGAAGGCCGCTACCGTGCCCCAGCAGCCGGTGCTCCTCGCCCACCAGTTGAACACCGAGGCGCTGCGGGTGCTCCTGCCGGCGGCTACCGTGCTCGTCGAGGAGAAGATCTACTCCTTCAAGGCCGCACTGCGGCTCGGCGTCGACCGCCAGTTCGGCGGCGACCCCGCGCACCTGGACACCACGCTGGCCCGGATGCCCGACCAGGCCACCGGCGAGAAGCGCCACTTCCTGGTGCTCTTCGACCGGCTCCCCGGCGGCACTGGATATCTGGACCGGCTGACCGACCCCGGCGACTTCAAGGAAATGCTCCTCAAGGCTCGTGCCGCGCTCCTCGAATGCCCCTGTCAGGACGAGGGCCTGCGGGCCTGCCACCGCTGTCTGCACCGCTACACCGAAGAACGCCACCAGGACGTCGTCTCACGCCACGAGGCCCTGGAAATCCTCGGCGACCTCCTCGGCCCGGTCGACGAGAACGGCGAGCCGCTGCGCGACGCCGACGGTAACCCCGTCGACGGGTGGGCGGTCACCAAGGTGGCGTCCACCGAACTGATCGGCCTGGACAAGCAGGTCGAGTCCGACCTAGAGGCCCGCTTCCTGGCCGCCCTGCGCAAGTGGAGCGAGAACCAGGACGACGCCGCACTCGACGAGAGTGGAACGAACAGCGGATACCTCCGCTTCACCGGTCCCACGGCCAGTGCGGGAGAGGCCGCCGATACCGATTCCGTACGCTCGACCGGCTGGCGGCTCACCGCCCAGCGCAGCATGGAGCACACCCGCACCGACTTCACCTTTGAATCCACCGACGGCCCCCGCCGACTCGTCACCGTCTACCTCGACGGCCACAGGTACCACGCGAGCCGCAAGCACAATCGGATCGCGCCCGACTGCACCAAGCGCAACCAGCTGCGGGCCGACGGGCACATCGTCTTCCAGATCACCTGGGACGACCTGGAGCTCTTCGAAAAAGGCGACGCCGCCAAGGCGCAGCCGGTGTGGCCGCCTTATCGGCGCATCGGCCAGGACACCGCCAAGGAGTGGTATGAGGAGCTGGGCGGCGACCGCGCCCACTACTCGGCCGCTGTGTTCGCCAACCCCATCGACACGCTCCTCGCCTACCTGCGCCAGCCCTCCCGTACCGCATGGGGGCGGCGGGCCAAGGCGTTGGTCGGCGGGCTGATGAGCATGCCGGAGCCGCTCGTACAGCAGGCCGACGGGGGCCAGGCACGCGAAGCCGTACGGGCCGCACTCACCGCCCTCGGCCGCGGTCAGGAGCCGGGGCCGGAAGCCGGGGAAGGCGACGGAGAGATCCTCGTCCTGCACGCCGTGGACGAAAACGGGCTGCCGCTGATCTACACCGTGGACGCCTCCGGCCAGGAGCCGGGCTGGAGCGCCATCGCCGTACTCGACGACCGCACCGAGAACCTGGGCACCACCGAACACAAGCTGATGTGGCGGTCCTGGCTGTACTGGTCGAACCTGCTGCAGTTCCTGGCCTTCGCCGGCGGCGATGGCATCCAGCTCGCGAGCAGCCAGGCCGCCGACTACCCGGTGGAAGTCCTCACCATCAGCGGCGGCGTCGGCGAACTCGAATCGCTGATCGTCCAGCGGAACCCGGCTGCCGACGAGGTGAGTTCTGTGGCGGACAGCCGCACCGCGGTACTCGCCGATGCGGCCGACGCCGAATCGACGGAAGAGACCTCCCTGGAGAAGATGGTCGCCGGCGTCCTGCGGGACCGGACCTGGGACGAGGACATCCTCGAGCTCCTGGAAGAGGACGAACCGGAATCCGACCTCACCCGGCTGGCCAAGAAGATCGCCGCCAAGGGCAAGAAGGCGCCTGTCTTCGGTTACGAACTGGGCGAACGCGGCTGGCAGACGGACTTCGCCTGGGACGACTCCCAAATCAAGATCGCCGTCGTCGTGGCGCCGGACACACACGGATCACAAGCCGAAGAAGAGCGCCGCAAACGCGACGAGGCCTACGCCGCCGACGGCTGGACCGTACGTACCGCCACCGACTGGCTCGACCACCTCGACACCCTCCTGACACTCCTCCCCGACACGGAAGGCTCCCACTCCTGA